A part of Maridesulfovibrio hydrothermalis AM13 = DSM 14728 genomic DNA contains:
- a CDS encoding TIGR00730 family Rossman fold protein — MKSICVFLGANPGNDPKYAQAARNMGTTLAKRNITTVYGGSKTGLMGILAESALEAGGKVIGVIPESLYKIEIAHNDLTELHVSDSMHERKALMAEISDGFIAMPGGIGTMDEIFEIFTWAQLGFHSKPCGLLNVDGYYDKLLSFLDSVVEQGFLKAMHKDKLVTATTPDLIIDAFADYEPPTGSKWVEKLEVGSTKRQ, encoded by the coding sequence ATGAAAAGTATATGTGTTTTCCTCGGCGCAAACCCGGGAAATGACCCGAAGTATGCCCAGGCTGCCCGTAACATGGGTACGACCCTCGCCAAACGCAATATCACAACAGTCTATGGTGGCTCGAAGACAGGGCTGATGGGGATACTGGCTGAAAGCGCCCTTGAAGCCGGCGGTAAAGTCATCGGAGTCATACCAGAAAGTCTTTATAAAATAGAAATCGCCCACAACGACTTAACTGAACTACATGTTTCGGACTCCATGCATGAACGCAAAGCCCTGATGGCCGAGATTTCAGATGGATTCATCGCCATGCCCGGCGGCATCGGCACTATGGACGAAATTTTTGAAATATTTACATGGGCACAACTTGGTTTTCACAGCAAGCCGTGCGGCCTGCTGAACGTTGATGGATACTATGACAAACTGCTCAGCTTTCTTGACAGCGTTGTAGAACAGGGGTTCTTGAAAGCCATGCATAAAGACAAGCTCGTCACCGCTACCACGCCGGATCTTATCATCGATGCTTTTGCTGACTATGAGCCGCCAACCGGCTCCAAGTGGGTCGAAAAGCTTGAAGTAGGAAGCACCAAACGCCAGTAG
- a CDS encoding SpoIIE family protein phosphatase, whose translation MKIRWKILIVLLTFSLVPLFVLKMHGLKSLTHLGSDLQTQTRVTLLERATASLSHMAKATAAIINLQDRLYRTTLKSVQAEAEFRLRDDDTEPLPPVVFITSPSETISKPVLISDSRYKKRALMGRGTARKSQHRMASIQRGDLIDLPIAPDNISFWLTNDLPLKEAMPDITRLEPLIHIFQACSLTLENLALWQDVSLENGLVATYPGHNAFPKKYDPRTHEWYKQVKKNLKVTWTLPALDAATRSLCYRLSAPLFNDKDEFIGVVSLVIPVGTTINSSLLINPESGTTIMMVSSSHPETEQEKKLLIVGQIGDDHDKDISPQMISHFWLVPPEPEWLKEDHPEFNTLVEDVADKNFGVLQMDYKGIPSLWTYTPINMRLSLLIITPVNEFTAEADEAEQYIRESVAYQYEGSSLIALAVIISVALVAYFVSQSLSLPIRKISEAVIKVGEGDWNARADFHSSDELGELAENFNIMVPQLREHSSIQQALSLADEAQQSLFPQEVPSLVGTDIGARCVFSEKTGGDYYDFIGCKACGPDVFAAAIGDVSGHGISAALLMTSARAYIRALTGQGKPLVEVISKVNRLVTNDCAKTGHFMTLTTIICDAGNKTVNWIRAGHDPALIYTPETDSFEELIGEGLALGVDEDYLYRDYLTQMESGQILTLYTDGIWEAHGPAGKQFGKDSLRRIIRDNCHRPSQEIVDQLLEEVTAHRKGLPLEDDCTVIIVKFL comes from the coding sequence ATGAAAATCCGCTGGAAAATATTAATAGTACTTCTTACCTTTTCGCTGGTGCCGCTGTTTGTACTGAAAATGCATGGCCTGAAATCGCTTACCCATCTCGGCTCTGACCTTCAAACACAGACCAGAGTAACTCTCCTTGAGCGGGCAACGGCGAGCCTGTCACATATGGCAAAAGCAACAGCTGCCATAATCAACCTGCAGGACCGTCTCTACCGGACGACCTTGAAGAGCGTGCAGGCTGAGGCAGAATTCAGATTAAGGGATGATGACACAGAGCCGCTACCTCCTGTAGTATTCATAACATCTCCTTCCGAAACAATCAGTAAACCTGTTCTGATATCAGATTCAAGATACAAAAAAAGAGCCTTGATGGGCCGCGGCACAGCACGTAAAAGCCAGCACCGCATGGCCTCAATACAACGCGGCGACCTTATCGATCTGCCCATAGCTCCCGATAATATTTCGTTCTGGCTGACAAACGACCTGCCGCTCAAAGAAGCCATGCCCGATATTACCCGTCTGGAACCTCTTATCCATATATTTCAAGCTTGCAGCTTAACCCTTGAAAACCTTGCCCTCTGGCAGGATGTAAGCCTTGAAAACGGACTTGTCGCCACTTACCCGGGTCACAATGCGTTTCCTAAAAAATACGATCCCCGCACCCATGAATGGTACAAACAAGTTAAAAAAAATCTGAAAGTTACATGGACTCTTCCGGCCCTTGATGCTGCAACCAGATCACTTTGCTACCGTCTGTCGGCTCCGCTTTTTAATGACAAAGATGAATTCATCGGAGTTGTATCACTTGTTATTCCAGTCGGGACCACCATCAATAGCTCCCTGTTGATTAACCCGGAAAGCGGGACCACCATTATGATGGTTTCATCCTCCCATCCGGAAACAGAACAGGAAAAAAAGCTGCTTATAGTCGGTCAGATAGGGGATGATCATGACAAAGATATCTCCCCGCAAATGATAAGCCATTTCTGGCTGGTTCCACCTGAACCGGAATGGCTGAAAGAAGACCATCCGGAATTCAACACTCTCGTGGAGGATGTGGCTGATAAAAATTTCGGTGTACTGCAAATGGATTACAAAGGTATCCCGTCACTTTGGACCTACACTCCCATCAATATGAGACTGTCTTTATTAATCATCACTCCGGTAAACGAATTTACAGCTGAAGCAGACGAAGCTGAACAATACATCAGAGAGAGCGTTGCCTACCAGTACGAGGGGTCATCACTTATCGCTCTTGCAGTCATAATTTCCGTCGCTCTTGTAGCCTATTTTGTCTCACAAAGCCTGTCCCTGCCCATCCGCAAAATTTCAGAGGCGGTAATCAAAGTAGGCGAAGGAGACTGGAATGCACGGGCCGACTTTCATTCCAGTGACGAACTGGGGGAGCTAGCTGAAAATTTTAACATAATGGTCCCACAACTTCGTGAACATTCGTCTATACAACAAGCACTTTCACTGGCTGATGAGGCGCAGCAGTCCCTTTTTCCGCAGGAAGTACCCAGCCTTGTCGGAACGGACATAGGTGCCAGATGTGTTTTTTCAGAAAAAACAGGCGGAGACTATTACGATTTCATAGGCTGCAAAGCCTGCGGACCAGATGTTTTTGCAGCCGCCATAGGAGATGTTTCAGGACACGGAATAAGTGCGGCCTTGCTCATGACAAGCGCGCGGGCATATATCCGCGCCCTGACCGGACAAGGTAAACCGCTGGTGGAAGTCATCAGCAAAGTTAACCGTCTCGTAACCAATGATTGCGCCAAAACCGGTCATTTTATGACCCTGACAACAATCATATGCGACGCAGGAAACAAGACCGTCAACTGGATCAGAGCCGGGCATGACCCCGCGTTGATCTATACACCGGAGACAGACTCTTTTGAAGAGCTTATCGGAGAAGGGCTGGCACTCGGTGTTGATGAAGATTATTTATATCGTGACTACTTAACTCAAATGGAATCGGGGCAAATACTGACCCTATATACTGACGGCATATGGGAAGCACATGGCCCCGCCGGAAAGCAGTTCGGGAAAGACAGTCTGCGCCGCATAATCCGCGACAACTGCCACAGGCCGTCACAAGAGATTGTGGACCAGCTGCTTGAGGAAGTTACCGCCCACCGAAAAGGGCTGCCCCTTGAAGACGACTGTACAGTCATTATTGTAAAGTTCTTATGA
- a CDS encoding response regulator, translating into MPPVLMLQRGASFDRTLLTQGIEGQGMTLPPSRHGFLRMIMKMLSITPQGSHTSSKKELITLPPIKVLVTEDNIPNRELVKHFLKNTAATLSMAANGKEGLKLALTEKYDVILMDMEMPIMDGYQFLEKFRKEELNVHNARTGVIALTAHASSEYRQKCLNAGADDFLSKPIKQEKLLKTILNLYNRMK; encoded by the coding sequence TTGCCGCCTGTACTCATGCTGCAACGCGGAGCAAGCTTTGACAGAACTCTTCTTACGCAGGGAATTGAGGGACAAGGCATGACCCTGCCCCCTTCAAGGCATGGCTTTCTGCGTATGATAATGAAGATGCTGAGCATCACCCCGCAGGGAAGTCATACCTCTTCGAAAAAAGAATTAATAACTTTGCCGCCTATCAAAGTTCTTGTGACCGAAGACAATATCCCCAATAGGGAACTGGTCAAACATTTTCTAAAGAATACGGCTGCAACCCTTTCCATGGCAGCCAACGGCAAGGAAGGTTTAAAGCTTGCCCTGACTGAGAAATATGATGTGATACTTATGGACATGGAAATGCCGATAATGGACGGCTACCAATTCTTAGAAAAATTCAGAAAAGAAGAGCTGAACGTTCACAACGCTAGAACCGGAGTCATAGCTCTGACAGCTCATGCTTCTTCGGAATACAGACAAAAATGTTTGAATGCCGGAGCTGATGATTTTCTATCCAAACCTATCAAGCAGGAAAAACTTCTTAAGACAATACTGAATCTGTACAACAGGATGAAGTAA
- a CDS encoding PAS domain-containing hybrid sensor histidine kinase/response regulator, with amino-acid sequence MFAKGWLSRALTDLGAGNLDRILVIGAGVTITVLLIFIVFLYLNIDKRKKVELELQRERDLMGSIMETSPMGILVMDHDGKIIFANDQAARVHGVARDEIIGRQHNDPVWKISGHDGGDFPEERLAFNRVMKIRNAVLDIRHAIHWLDGRRVLLSINASPLFADDGSIKKVVATVEDITTRKKVEEALKESAYRFRSLVKTAESVIILLSPDKKILEFNRMAEELFGRTRHEVLGRDYYELFVPERLWGECSRQFSTVLAGNPLRLLENYVLVRDGEERLIQWSLSRLLDAKGDALGVLAVGQDITERKRGEVELCEAKDAAEEASRAKSEFLANMSHEIRTPISAIIGMSEMTLNTDLSSEQQGYLVTVKKAAESLLHIINDILDISKIEARKMELRPEDFNLHEMLDKQLSVLRVQAEEKGIELRSSIGDQVSRCYHGDEYRLGQIIINLVGNSIKFTEKGYVEILVEHSGSYEEGAILEFKVKDTGIGISEDKAEKLFESFVQLNAGYSKRHPGSGLGLAISRQLVEMMGGQITFSSKEGWGTEFRFTVKLKSSEGDCVEELSSLNSDGNGERKVAARILLAEDNATNQVYISHFLTEEGFQVETAENGLEALEMLKSGGPFDLILMDVQMPEMDGLEATKKIRDSGDDIPIIALTAYAMEGDREKFLKSGMDAYSSKPVKIDELTKLINKLVPGP; translated from the coding sequence GTGTTTGCCAAAGGTTGGCTCTCGCGTGCCCTTACCGATCTTGGAGCCGGCAATCTGGACAGGATTCTTGTTATCGGGGCCGGGGTGACCATTACCGTCCTGCTGATTTTTATCGTTTTTCTTTATTTGAATATTGATAAAAGAAAAAAGGTGGAGCTTGAATTACAACGTGAGCGTGATCTCATGGGCAGTATTATGGAAACCAGTCCTATGGGGATTTTGGTCATGGATCATGATGGTAAGATTATTTTTGCCAATGATCAGGCAGCCCGGGTGCACGGAGTTGCAAGGGATGAGATTATCGGCCGTCAGCATAATGATCCGGTCTGGAAAATCAGCGGGCATGACGGGGGGGATTTTCCAGAAGAGAGGCTTGCTTTTAACCGGGTGATGAAAATACGTAATGCGGTTCTTGATATCCGTCATGCCATACACTGGCTTGACGGGCGCAGAGTTCTTTTGTCCATAAACGCCTCCCCTCTTTTTGCAGATGACGGCAGCATTAAGAAGGTTGTTGCCACTGTTGAAGATATTACCACCAGAAAAAAGGTTGAAGAAGCTCTTAAAGAGAGTGCCTATCGATTTCGCTCACTGGTTAAAACCGCTGAGAGTGTGATTATTCTGCTTTCCCCTGATAAGAAAATTTTAGAATTCAACCGTATGGCTGAAGAACTTTTCGGCAGGACGCGGCATGAAGTTCTTGGGCGGGACTATTATGAACTGTTTGTCCCCGAAAGGCTCTGGGGTGAGTGCTCCCGTCAGTTTTCAACTGTTTTAGCCGGTAATCCGTTACGTCTGCTTGAAAACTATGTGCTTGTGCGTGACGGAGAAGAGAGGCTTATTCAGTGGTCTCTTTCCCGTTTACTTGATGCAAAGGGCGATGCGCTGGGAGTCTTGGCCGTAGGGCAGGATATTACTGAACGTAAACGTGGAGAAGTGGAGCTTTGCGAGGCCAAGGACGCTGCCGAGGAAGCCAGTCGGGCTAAAAGTGAATTTCTGGCAAATATGAGCCATGAGATCAGGACTCCCATCAGTGCCATTATCGGTATGAGTGAAATGACTTTAAATACTGATCTGAGCAGCGAACAGCAGGGATATCTTGTTACCGTTAAAAAAGCTGCCGAGTCGCTATTGCATATTATCAACGATATTCTGGATATTTCAAAAATTGAAGCGCGTAAGATGGAGCTTCGGCCTGAGGATTTCAATCTTCATGAAATGCTCGACAAACAGCTTTCCGTGCTCAGAGTGCAGGCCGAGGAAAAGGGTATTGAATTGCGGTCCAGCATTGGTGATCAGGTTTCACGTTGTTATCACGGCGATGAATATAGGCTGGGTCAGATTATTATCAATCTGGTCGGGAACTCCATTAAATTTACTGAGAAAGGATACGTAGAGATTTTGGTGGAGCATTCCGGAAGCTATGAGGAAGGGGCCATCCTTGAGTTCAAGGTAAAGGATACCGGCATCGGAATTTCTGAAGATAAGGCTGAAAAATTGTTTGAGAGTTTTGTGCAGCTTAATGCCGGATATTCCAAACGTCACCCCGGCAGCGGGCTTGGTCTGGCAATTTCCCGTCAGCTGGTTGAGATGATGGGGGGGCAGATCACTTTTTCCAGTAAAGAAGGCTGGGGCACTGAGTTTCGGTTTACTGTGAAACTCAAGTCAAGTGAAGGTGACTGCGTAGAAGAACTTTCATCTTTAAATTCTGACGGTAACGGTGAACGGAAAGTTGCGGCCCGTATTCTTCTGGCTGAGGATAATGCTACTAATCAGGTTTATATTTCACATTTTCTGACCGAGGAGGGGTTTCAGGTGGAAACCGCTGAAAACGGTCTCGAAGCTCTTGAGATGCTCAAAAGCGGGGGACCGTTTGATCTTATTTTGATGGATGTGCAGATGCCGGAAATGGACGGCCTTGAAGCAACTAAAAAGATCAGGGATTCTGGAGACGATATCCCCATCATAGCTTTGACAGCGTATGCTATGGAAGGGGATCGCGAGAAATTTCTTAAAAGCGGCATGGACGCCTATTCTTCCAAACCGGTCAAAATTGATGAATTGACCAAGCTTATTAATAAGCTGGTTCCGGGGCCATAA
- a CDS encoding DUF554 domain-containing protein, giving the protein MIPTGSLVNGAAIIGGSIIGILLHSRLPERIRQIVFQALGLGTILIGIQMALKVQDILILIFSLILGGIIGELLRLDTLFERGASRLKKMVGSNDTGFIDGMITASLIYCIGAMAIIGSFEEGINGDTTILYTKSLLDGFASIALASTYGIGVLFSFIPVILYQGSLTIFASSFQEYFSPLMIDQLTATGGLLIIGISLTLLEIKQINLSNLLPSLGVVVLLTTLLG; this is encoded by the coding sequence ATGATACCTACCGGTTCACTTGTTAACGGAGCTGCCATCATTGGTGGATCTATTATCGGCATTCTGCTGCATAGCCGCCTTCCTGAACGCATCCGGCAAATTGTCTTTCAAGCCCTCGGGCTGGGGACTATTCTTATCGGTATCCAGATGGCACTGAAGGTTCAGGATATTCTGATACTTATATTCAGCTTGATTCTCGGCGGCATTATTGGCGAGCTGTTGCGCCTTGACACCCTTTTTGAACGCGGGGCAAGCAGGCTAAAAAAAATGGTCGGCTCTAATGATACCGGATTCATCGACGGTATGATTACCGCCTCACTGATCTACTGCATCGGAGCCATGGCCATTATTGGTTCATTTGAAGAAGGTATTAACGGCGATACAACTATTTTATACACCAAATCCCTGCTGGATGGATTCGCCTCTATTGCCTTGGCCTCTACCTACGGCATCGGCGTTCTTTTTTCATTTATTCCGGTCATACTCTATCAAGGATCACTGACTATTTTTGCAAGCTCGTTTCAAGAATATTTTTCCCCGCTCATGATTGATCAGCTTACGGCGACAGGAGGACTGCTTATTATAGGTATCAGCTTAACTTTATTAGAGATTAAACAGATCAACCTTTCTAATTTGTTGCCGTCTCTGGGAGTTGTCGTACTCCTTACGACTTTACTTGGTTAA
- the rocD gene encoding ornithine--oxo-acid transaminase, which yields MRQSDYIELEDKFGAKNYKPLDVVIEKGEGVWVWDVDGNKYMDCLSAYSAVNQGHCHPRIKAAMLKQADKLTLTSRAFRNDQLGLFYKELCALTESHKVLPMNSGAEAVETAIKAVRKWGYMVKGVPEDRAEIIVCADNFHGRTITIVGFSTDPVSRKGFGPFTPGFKVIPFGDIKALEKAITKNTVAFLVEPIQGEAGVIIPPAGYLKKIREICTANKVALILDEIQTGLGRTGKMLAEEHEGIQADITLIGKALSGGFYPVSAVLSNTEVLGVLKPGEHGSTFGGNPLACAVAREALKVLTEEKLIENAQAMGEKFLNGLKEIKNDKIKEVRGRGLLLAVEFKLNAGGARQYCEKLKENGLLCKETHDNIIRFAPPLVINSKQVYWALERINPILST from the coding sequence ATGAGACAGTCCGACTATATTGAACTTGAAGATAAATTTGGTGCCAAAAACTATAAACCTTTGGACGTTGTTATAGAAAAAGGTGAAGGCGTCTGGGTCTGGGATGTGGACGGTAATAAATATATGGACTGCCTCTCCGCATATTCAGCAGTGAATCAGGGGCACTGCCACCCTCGAATTAAGGCCGCAATGCTTAAACAGGCAGATAAACTGACCCTGACATCCCGTGCTTTCAGAAACGATCAGCTCGGGCTTTTTTATAAAGAACTTTGCGCCCTGACCGAATCCCATAAGGTTCTGCCTATGAACAGCGGCGCCGAAGCCGTGGAGACAGCAATTAAGGCCGTCCGGAAATGGGGATATATGGTTAAGGGAGTCCCTGAAGACCGGGCTGAAATAATTGTATGCGCAGATAATTTTCACGGGCGCACCATCACCATCGTAGGCTTTTCAACTGATCCGGTATCGCGCAAAGGTTTTGGACCTTTCACCCCCGGATTCAAAGTAATCCCTTTCGGCGACATTAAAGCTCTGGAAAAAGCCATAACTAAGAACACCGTAGCTTTTCTGGTTGAACCCATTCAAGGTGAGGCAGGAGTTATCATACCTCCTGCCGGCTACTTGAAAAAAATACGCGAAATCTGCACTGCAAATAAAGTAGCCCTCATTCTTGATGAAATCCAGACAGGGCTGGGCCGGACCGGTAAAATGCTGGCCGAAGAACATGAAGGGATCCAGGCCGATATTACGCTGATAGGTAAAGCCCTTTCCGGAGGATTTTATCCGGTATCTGCTGTTCTATCCAATACCGAGGTCCTCGGGGTTCTTAAACCCGGTGAACATGGTTCAACATTTGGTGGTAATCCACTGGCCTGTGCAGTGGCTAGGGAGGCCCTTAAAGTTCTTACCGAAGAAAAACTCATAGAAAATGCACAGGCTATGGGAGAAAAATTTTTAAACGGTCTTAAGGAAATAAAAAACGACAAGATAAAAGAAGTGCGCGGCCGCGGACTGCTTCTAGCCGTTGAATTTAAACTCAACGCCGGCGGCGCGAGGCAATATTGCGAAAAATTGAAAGAAAACGGCCTGCTCTGCAAAGAAACTCATGACAATATTATAAGATTTGCTCCGCCGCTGGTAATTAATTCCAAACAAGTATATTGGGCGCTTGAGCGAATAAACCCGATATTATCCACCTAA
- a CDS encoding ligand-binding sensor domain-containing protein, whose protein sequence is MYRKAALTHIITAIILLIFALTVETASAFQQDLRFQRFSLKEGLSQSSVLCMIQDSKGFMWFGTYDGLNRYDGRHVKIYKKTKNPNSLSDGNIRALYEDSSGLLWIGTKGGGLNYYDRKTDTFTHFLPEKDNPASISGKTVRCIYEDSRGQLWIGTHNGLNLYDRGSRTFKQFKKSDSPDSISHNEIRAIYEDMQGRLWIGTAGGLNLFQPDTETFKQYLNNPEDKDSLCDNTVLCFYQNKKDELWIGTKKGIAIHDPRTDTFKTLFRSLEINSIYEDRANNLWLGTLEGLAKRYAETATLKPEEMRFAFFKNNQLDPQSLSDNKVTHILEDQSGVLWVGTYADGLSILTPKMQAFGIITHQPWKKNTIPGQEVSAVLEDSEGLIWIGTYKNGLSIYDPRSGKFKNYDKKSPAPWKLNGDRINCIFQDSKGLVWVGTRKKGIFVIDKDKGIVARYRRDKKNKNSLSQNNIWWIYEGSKGYIWIGTSKKGLNRLDRKTGEFKRYNHSDDDPTSLGHKRVRNIFEDSNNNLWICTNAGLNLMDREKGTFTHYKHDPDNPNSISNNRVTPIAEAADGSLWLGTDAGLNRFDPITGIFTRYTEKDGLANDGIQGLCLDSEGKVWVSTFKGISTLDPTNGKVWNFGTSDGLQGIEFWINSYNKGQSGKIYFGGLKGMNIFDPHNIKINPTPPPVVITDLTIMNTPVDLDTNITETKEITLSWKDAMFTFDFAALDYQNPKLNKYKYRLEGFNDKWIDASAKATATFTNFDHGSYLFRVIASNSDGVWNETGTTIKIKIIPPIWKTWWFIGTFIAVILIMLSLFIHFRIRSIKKQQKELAKQVAEKTADLNEEIDEHKKTEEQLELAIVKAQEANHAKSAFLASMSHEIRTPLNSIIGVADLLKNTDMSEEQAEYVNIFESSGEILLSIINDILDFSKIEADHVKLESIPIDLLQEVESIVGLQTTAAATRNIELVCRYKPDVPEFVIGDPTRLRQIILNILSNAVKFTSSGEVSITVTRSNNPSAPDNITFTIADTGVGIEPAKLETIFAPFSQADSSTTRQFGGSGLGLSISKKLTDLMGGTITAQSTPGVGSTFEISLPLPRDRDVHVPAYPDLGYSEIIVAAQNPNTLASICETLNYFKGTTTPCSNAESLKALLE, encoded by the coding sequence ATGTATAGAAAAGCAGCTCTCACACATATAATTACCGCAATTATCCTTCTGATTTTCGCCCTTACAGTCGAAACTGCTTCGGCATTTCAGCAAGATTTAAGATTCCAAAGATTTTCACTGAAAGAAGGATTGTCTCAGTCGTCCGTTCTATGCATGATTCAGGATTCTAAAGGATTTATGTGGTTCGGTACTTACGATGGTCTGAACCGCTATGATGGCCGCCACGTAAAAATATACAAAAAGACCAAAAATCCCAACTCCCTTTCAGATGGTAATATCCGCGCCCTTTACGAAGACAGCTCCGGCCTGCTCTGGATCGGAACCAAGGGAGGCGGGCTGAACTACTATGACCGCAAAACCGATACCTTTACTCACTTTCTACCCGAAAAAGACAATCCAGCATCCATATCAGGTAAAACAGTCCGATGTATCTATGAAGATTCCCGCGGACAACTCTGGATCGGGACTCACAACGGCCTGAACCTCTACGACAGAGGGTCACGAACTTTCAAGCAATTCAAAAAATCAGATTCTCCCGACAGTATCAGTCATAATGAAATACGGGCAATTTACGAAGATATGCAAGGCCGTCTCTGGATAGGCACGGCGGGGGGGCTTAATCTGTTTCAACCTGATACTGAGACCTTTAAACAATACCTGAACAACCCGGAGGACAAAGACAGCCTCTGTGACAACACGGTTCTTTGCTTCTACCAGAACAAAAAAGATGAATTATGGATCGGAACCAAAAAAGGTATCGCCATCCATGATCCACGGACAGACACTTTCAAAACTCTTTTCCGTTCACTTGAAATCAATTCCATTTATGAAGACAGAGCAAACAATCTCTGGCTTGGAACTCTTGAAGGACTTGCCAAAAGATATGCTGAAACGGCTACTCTTAAACCTGAAGAAATGCGCTTTGCCTTCTTTAAAAACAATCAGCTTGATCCGCAGAGCCTCAGCGACAACAAAGTAACCCATATTCTGGAAGACCAGTCAGGAGTGCTCTGGGTGGGGACTTACGCCGACGGCCTGAGCATACTTACTCCTAAAATGCAGGCTTTCGGAATTATCACTCATCAGCCGTGGAAAAAAAATACTATTCCCGGGCAGGAAGTCAGTGCCGTTCTGGAAGACAGTGAAGGACTCATCTGGATCGGTACATATAAAAACGGACTTAGCATCTATGATCCGCGAAGTGGCAAATTCAAAAATTATGATAAAAAATCTCCTGCGCCATGGAAGCTTAATGGTGATAGAATTAATTGCATTTTTCAAGATTCAAAAGGACTTGTCTGGGTGGGAACCCGTAAGAAAGGAATTTTCGTCATTGATAAAGATAAAGGAATTGTTGCCCGCTACCGTAGAGACAAAAAAAACAAGAATTCGCTGAGTCAAAACAACATCTGGTGGATTTACGAAGGCAGCAAAGGGTATATCTGGATTGGAACCAGTAAAAAAGGACTTAACCGCCTTGATCGGAAAACCGGAGAGTTTAAACGCTACAACCACTCCGATGACGACCCTACCAGTCTGGGACATAAAAGGGTCCGCAACATTTTTGAAGACAGCAATAACAACTTATGGATCTGTACCAATGCAGGATTAAATCTGATGGACAGGGAGAAAGGTACTTTCACCCACTATAAACATGATCCTGATAATCCGAACTCTATCTCCAACAACAGAGTTACCCCTATAGCTGAAGCCGCAGACGGCTCCCTCTGGCTGGGAACTGATGCAGGATTAAACAGATTTGACCCGATAACTGGAATCTTCACCAGATACACCGAAAAAGACGGACTCGCCAACGATGGTATTCAGGGCCTTTGTCTCGACAGTGAAGGTAAAGTCTGGGTTTCTACATTCAAAGGGATTTCCACTCTGGACCCTACAAACGGAAAAGTCTGGAACTTCGGTACATCTGACGGTTTGCAGGGAATCGAATTCTGGATCAACTCATATAATAAAGGGCAGAGCGGGAAGATATATTTCGGAGGACTCAAAGGGATGAACATCTTTGATCCTCACAATATCAAAATTAATCCAACACCGCCTCCGGTCGTTATTACCGACCTGACAATCATGAACACTCCCGTTGATTTAGATACTAACATTACTGAAACCAAGGAGATCACACTCTCCTGGAAAGATGCAATGTTCACCTTTGACTTTGCCGCTCTAGATTACCAAAATCCTAAACTGAACAAATATAAATACAGACTCGAAGGATTTAATGACAAGTGGATTGACGCCTCCGCCAAAGCAACGGCGACTTTTACAAACTTTGACCACGGCAGTTATCTATTCAGGGTAATCGCCTCAAACAGTGACGGAGTCTGGAACGAGACAGGAACAACAATCAAAATCAAAATTATCCCTCCCATATGGAAAACATGGTGGTTCATCGGAACATTCATAGCTGTTATACTTATCATGCTATCCCTGTTTATCCATTTCCGCATACGCTCTATCAAAAAACAGCAAAAAGAACTTGCTAAACAGGTTGCTGAAAAAACAGCAGATCTCAATGAAGAAATTGATGAACACAAGAAAACAGAAGAGCAACTTGAACTGGCCATTGTTAAAGCTCAAGAGGCAAATCATGCTAAAAGTGCTTTTCTGGCCAGCATGAGCCACGAGATACGCACACCGCTGAACTCCATCATCGGCGTTGCCGACCTGCTCAAGAATACGGATATGTCTGAAGAGCAGGCTGAGTATGTAAATATATTCGAATCTTCTGGCGAAATACTGCTTTCAATCATCAACGACATTCTTGATTTCTCCAAAATCGAAGCTGATCATGTAAAACTTGAATCCATCCCCATTGATCTGCTGCAGGAAGTTGAGTCCATCGTAGGACTGCAAACTACAGCCGCCGCCACCAGAAACATAGAGCTGGTATGCAGATACAAACCGGATGTGCCGGAATTTGTTATAGGTGATCCCACAAGATTACGTCAGATTATCCTCAATATTCTATCTAATGCTGTAAAATTCACATCCAGCGGAGAAGTCAGCATCACTGTTACACGGTCAAACAATCCCAGCGCGCCGGATAATATAACCTTTACCATCGCCGATACCGGCGTAGGGATTGAACCGGCCAAGCTTGAAACGATTTTTGCACCGTTCTCACAGGCTGACAGCTCAACCACAAGGCAGTTTGGCGGATCAGGCTTAGGACTTTCTATCAGTAAAAAACTGACAGATCTTATGGGCGGAACCATTACAGCGCAGAGCACTCCCGGAGTAGGCAGCACCTTTGAAATATCCCTTCCGCTCCCCAGAGACAGGGACGTTCATGTGCCTGCATATCCTGATCTGGGCTACTCTGAAATAATTGTGGCAGCGCAGAATCCCAATACACTGGCTTCCATTTGCGAAACCTTGAACTACTTCAAGGGCACCACCACCCCATGCTCCAACGCTGAGTCCCTTAAGGCCCTGCTGGAGTAA